One genomic segment of Streptomyces sp. TLI_146 includes these proteins:
- the dapA gene encoding 4-hydroxy-tetrahydrodipicolinate synthase — translation MSTPRPFGRALCAMITPFTADDTLDLDHARRLAAHLVAEGCDGLVLSGTTGESPTTTDAEKAALVRAVREEVGEDIHVVAGVGTASTRHTVELARQAEEAGANGLLVVSPYYSRPPQDAVEAHFRTVADATGLPVMLYDIPGRTGIRIGTDTLLRLAEHERIVAVKDCAYDLLASTKVIGRTSLAYYSGCEETNLPLYAVGGAGYVSTVANVAPARMRAPLDAYDKGDVAEATRLNHLTLPLSELMMASGLPGTVTAKALLGTPVREPLQPADQEATDGLRRAYEELLALT, via the coding sequence ATGAGTACACCTCGCCCTTTCGGGCGCGCACTTTGCGCCATGATCACGCCCTTCACCGCCGACGACACGCTCGACCTCGACCACGCGCGGCGGCTGGCCGCGCACCTGGTGGCGGAGGGCTGCGACGGGCTGGTCCTGAGCGGGACCACCGGCGAGTCGCCCACCACGACCGACGCGGAGAAGGCGGCGCTGGTACGGGCGGTGCGCGAGGAGGTCGGGGAGGACATCCACGTCGTGGCCGGAGTCGGCACCGCCTCCACCCGGCACACCGTGGAGCTGGCCCGGCAGGCCGAAGAGGCGGGCGCGAACGGCCTGTTGGTGGTCTCGCCGTACTACAGCCGCCCGCCGCAGGACGCGGTGGAGGCACACTTCCGTACGGTGGCGGACGCCACGGGGCTGCCCGTGATGCTCTACGACATCCCCGGCCGCACGGGCATCCGGATCGGCACGGACACGCTGCTGCGGCTCGCGGAGCACGAGCGGATCGTGGCGGTCAAGGACTGCGCGTACGACCTGCTCGCCTCCACCAAGGTCATCGGCCGCACCTCGCTGGCGTACTACTCGGGCTGCGAGGAGACGAACCTGCCGCTGTACGCGGTGGGCGGCGCGGGCTACGTGAGCACGGTGGCGAACGTGGCCCCGGCCCGGATGCGGGCCCCACTGGACGCGTACGACAAGGGCGACGTGGCGGAGGCGACCCGCCTCAACCACCTCACGCTCCCGCTGTCGGAACTGATGATGGCGTCGGGCCTACCGGGCACGGTGACGGCGAAGGCGCTGCTGGGCACCCCGGTGAGGGAACCGCTACAGCCCGCCGACCAGGAAGCGACCGACGGGCTGCGCAGGGCATACGAGGAACTGCTGGCGCTGACGTAG
- the dapD gene encoding 2,3,4,5-tetrahydropyridine-2,6-dicarboxylate N-succinyltransferase — protein MTDTTATASRSTGAVAAGLATLAGDGTVLDTWFPAPELVEEPGPAGTERLTADQALALVGKGAADALGVDERRGVEVVAVRTVIASLDDKPLDAHDAYLRLHLLSHRLVKPHGQNLDGLFGLLANVAWTSLGPVAVDDIETVRLNARAAGLHLQVTSIDKFPRMTDYVAPKGVRIADADRVRLGAHLAEGTTVMHEGFVNFNAGTLGTSMVEGRISAGVVVGNGSDIGGGASTMGTLSGGGNVRIVIGERCLVGAEAGVGIALGDECVVEAGLYVTAGTRVTMPDGQIVKARELSGASNILFRRNSVTGAVEARPNNAVWGGLNEILHAHN, from the coding sequence ATGACCGACACGACTGCTACTGCTTCTCGCTCCACCGGCGCCGTCGCCGCCGGCCTCGCCACCCTCGCCGGCGACGGCACCGTTCTCGACACCTGGTTCCCCGCCCCCGAGCTCGTCGAAGAGCCCGGCCCGGCCGGCACCGAGCGGCTCACCGCCGACCAGGCCCTCGCCCTCGTCGGCAAGGGCGCGGCCGACGCGCTCGGCGTCGACGAGCGCCGGGGCGTCGAGGTCGTCGCCGTCCGTACGGTCATCGCCTCGCTCGACGACAAGCCGCTGGACGCCCACGACGCGTACCTGCGGCTGCACCTGCTCTCGCACCGCCTGGTCAAGCCGCACGGCCAGAACCTGGACGGCCTCTTCGGCCTGCTCGCCAACGTCGCCTGGACCTCGCTCGGCCCGGTCGCCGTCGACGACATCGAGACGGTGCGCCTGAACGCCCGCGCCGCCGGGCTGCACCTCCAGGTGACGTCCATCGACAAGTTCCCGCGTATGACGGACTACGTGGCCCCCAAGGGCGTCCGCATCGCCGACGCCGACCGGGTGCGCCTCGGCGCGCACCTGGCCGAGGGCACCACCGTGATGCACGAGGGCTTCGTGAACTTCAACGCGGGGACGCTGGGCACGTCGATGGTCGAGGGCCGGATCTCCGCCGGTGTCGTCGTCGGCAACGGCTCCGACATCGGCGGCGGCGCGTCCACGATGGGCACGCTGTCGGGTGGCGGCAACGTGCGGATCGTCATCGGTGAGCGGTGCCTGGTGGGCGCCGAGGCCGGTGTGGGTATCGCCCTCGGCGATGAGTGCGTCGTCGAGGCCGGGCTGTACGTCACGGCCGGTACGCGGGTCACGATGCCGGACGGGCAGATCGTGAAGGCGCGTGAGCTGTCCGGTGCGTCGAACATTCTGTTCCGCCGGAACTCGGTCACGGGTGCGGTCGAGGCCCGGCCCAACAACGCCGTGTGGGGCGGGCTCAACGAGATTCTGCACGCGCACAACTGA
- a CDS encoding MFS transporter yields MKTLRAVPRTVRLLCFGMFFNAVVSFTFIYLFVYLTGPRGLSVGQAGVISGIGGIGLVAGNFTGGSFGDRYGHRRALLAGAIVSGTLLATLGLLPTALLAVALPIAQYASGVVRSANSALVAVGVPEGSRRQGFAVMRFAANAGFTVGPPLGALVAAHWSYDWLFAADGVGTLLFAAYAARVLPARAAAHAKPSYDPGAPGLWRELRVRPAVLVLLAAIVCVDLVYRQQYSTLPVFLGDHGMDAHVYGWLIALNSGVILCLELPAVHALRGRAPLPVVGCGLLLVGLGYALLIPGAALGWTLALMVSLTLGEILYKTTATAYVADQAPAHAQGRFQSLYAGASISGQVLAPPLGGALYTAAPGLLWPLCAALAGLAGLAVLWARGLPAPLTGGDARPSHETGSPRRATAG; encoded by the coding sequence GTGAAGACCTTGCGCGCGGTGCCGAGAACCGTCCGGCTGTTGTGCTTCGGCATGTTCTTCAACGCCGTCGTCAGCTTCACGTTCATCTATCTCTTCGTGTATCTGACCGGCCCGCGCGGCCTGAGCGTCGGCCAGGCCGGAGTGATCAGCGGGATCGGCGGCATCGGCCTGGTCGCCGGGAACTTCACCGGCGGCTCGTTCGGCGACCGCTACGGCCACCGGCGCGCCCTGCTCGCCGGCGCCATCGTCAGCGGCACCCTCCTGGCCACCCTCGGGCTGCTGCCGACCGCCCTGCTGGCCGTCGCCCTGCCGATCGCCCAGTACGCCTCCGGAGTCGTGCGGTCCGCCAACTCCGCGCTCGTCGCCGTCGGCGTCCCCGAGGGAAGCCGCCGCCAGGGCTTCGCCGTGATGCGGTTCGCCGCCAACGCGGGCTTCACCGTCGGGCCGCCGCTCGGCGCCCTGGTCGCCGCTCACTGGTCGTACGACTGGCTCTTCGCCGCCGACGGCGTCGGCACCCTGCTCTTCGCCGCGTACGCGGCCCGTGTGCTGCCCGCCCGCGCGGCCGCCCACGCCAAGCCCTCGTACGACCCGGGCGCGCCCGGCCTGTGGCGGGAGCTGCGGGTGCGGCCCGCCGTGCTCGTCCTGCTCGCCGCGATCGTCTGCGTCGACCTCGTCTACCGCCAGCAGTACTCCACCCTGCCGGTCTTCCTCGGCGACCACGGCATGGACGCGCACGTCTACGGCTGGCTCATCGCCCTCAACAGCGGGGTGATCCTCTGCCTCGAACTGCCCGCCGTCCACGCCCTGCGCGGCCGCGCCCCGCTGCCGGTCGTCGGCTGCGGGCTGCTCCTGGTCGGCCTCGGCTACGCGCTGCTGATCCCCGGCGCCGCACTCGGCTGGACCCTCGCCCTGATGGTGTCGCTCACCCTCGGCGAGATCCTCTACAAGACCACCGCCACCGCGTACGTCGCCGACCAGGCGCCCGCCCACGCCCAGGGCCGCTTCCAGAGCCTGTACGCGGGCGCCTCCATCAGCGGCCAGGTGCTCGCCCCGCCGCTCGGCGGCGCCCTCTACACCGCCGCGCCCGGTCTGCTGTGGCCGCTGTGCGCCGCCCTCGCGGGCCTCGCCGGGCTCGCGGTGCTGTGGGCGCGCGGCCTTCCGGCGCCGCTGACCGGGGGTGACGCGCGCCCGTCACATGAGACCGGTTCGCCCCGGCGGGCCACCGCCGGTTAG
- a CDS encoding winged helix-turn-helix transcriptional regulator yields MPQRTRLHDEHCAIAQALDVVGDWWTLLIVRDAARGVHRFDALQRELGMSRKVLAERLKLLVETGVLTREPYQDRPVRYEYRLTPRGRALLPVLIALQDWGDTWVLGEGETTATATEGSGEAERVRELVGTKVPELHLTDLDGEPRDPVARESAYTVLYCFPGAYARKESCPPGWAGIPGAPGCTLESCTYRDRLAEFTAAGATVHGVSTQRPDEQRAFADKERLRFPLLSDADLTLTAALRLPTFRTAGVSRIKRLTLVVDRDRTVIEALYPITDIEASVRAALEAVRRAGGG; encoded by the coding sequence ATGCCCCAACGGACCCGTCTGCACGACGAGCACTGCGCGATCGCCCAGGCCCTGGACGTCGTCGGCGACTGGTGGACGCTCCTGATCGTGCGCGACGCCGCACGCGGAGTGCACCGCTTCGACGCGCTCCAGCGCGAGCTCGGCATGTCCCGCAAGGTGCTCGCCGAGCGGCTGAAACTGCTGGTCGAGACGGGGGTGCTGACCCGGGAGCCGTATCAGGACCGCCCGGTGCGGTACGAGTACCGGCTCACTCCGCGCGGCCGCGCCCTGCTGCCCGTACTGATCGCACTCCAGGACTGGGGCGACACCTGGGTGCTGGGGGAAGGCGAGACGACGGCCACGGCGACGGAGGGCTCAGGGGAGGCCGAGCGGGTGCGGGAGCTGGTCGGCACGAAGGTGCCGGAGCTCCACCTCACCGACCTGGACGGCGAGCCGCGGGACCCGGTGGCGCGGGAGAGCGCGTACACGGTGCTCTACTGCTTCCCCGGCGCGTACGCCCGCAAGGAGTCCTGTCCGCCCGGCTGGGCGGGGATCCCGGGGGCGCCGGGCTGCACGCTGGAATCGTGCACGTACCGCGACCGGCTCGCCGAGTTCACCGCGGCGGGCGCGACCGTGCACGGGGTGTCCACCCAACGCCCGGACGAGCAGCGGGCGTTCGCGGACAAGGAGCGGCTGCGCTTCCCGCTCCTGTCGGACGCGGACCTGACGCTGACGGCGGCGCTGCGGCTGCCGACGTTCCGCACGGCGGGGGTGAGCAGGATCAAGCGCCTGACGCTGGTGGTCGACCGGGACCGCACGGTGATCGAGGCGCTGTACCCGATCACCGACATCGAGGCGAGCGTACGGGCGGCGCTGGAGGCGGTGCGCCGGGCGGGCGGCGGCTGA
- a CDS encoding multidrug efflux SMR transporter, with protein sequence MPYVLLSCAIASEIAATSAMKYSEGFTRLWPSLVTACGYLLAFYLLSLTLKSMSVGTAYAIWSGAGTAVVAAIGMLFLGETMTAAKFAGIALIIGGVVLLNLGGAAH encoded by the coding sequence ATGCCGTACGTCCTGCTCTCCTGCGCCATCGCGTCGGAGATCGCCGCCACCTCCGCGATGAAGTACAGCGAGGGCTTCACGCGGCTGTGGCCCTCGCTGGTCACCGCCTGCGGGTATCTGCTCGCGTTCTATCTGCTCTCGCTCACCCTGAAGTCGATGTCCGTCGGTACGGCGTACGCGATCTGGTCCGGCGCGGGCACGGCCGTCGTCGCCGCCATCGGGATGCTCTTCCTGGGCGAGACGATGACGGCCGCCAAGTTCGCCGGGATCGCGCTGATCATCGGCGGCGTGGTGCTGCTCAACCTCGGCGGCGCCGCGCACTGA
- a CDS encoding TetR/AcrR family transcriptional regulator, with translation MARRYDPDRRRRIIDAAIRVVGERGIAGLSHRSVAAEADVPLGSTTYHFKTLDELMVAALRQANEGFAAAIRDSGALAEPGVDVAAELARLMGEWIAGDRARVELEYELYLAALRRPALRPVAAEWTEGVAEVLARHTDPVTARGLVALMDGICLQALLTGGAYDQGYARELLGRLLRP, from the coding sequence ATGGCCCGCCGGTACGACCCCGACCGGCGGCGCCGCATCATCGACGCCGCGATCCGGGTGGTCGGCGAGCGCGGTATCGCCGGGCTCAGCCACCGCAGCGTCGCCGCCGAGGCCGATGTGCCGCTCGGCTCCACCACGTACCACTTCAAGACGCTCGACGAGCTCATGGTCGCCGCGCTGCGCCAGGCCAACGAGGGCTTCGCCGCCGCGATCCGCGACAGCGGGGCGCTGGCGGAGCCGGGCGTGGACGTGGCCGCGGAGCTCGCGCGGCTGATGGGCGAGTGGATCGCGGGGGACCGGGCGCGGGTGGAGCTGGAGTACGAGCTCTATCTGGCGGCGCTGCGGCGGCCCGCGCTGCGGCCCGTCGCGGCCGAGTGGACCGAGGGCGTGGCGGAGGTCCTGGCCCGCCACACGGACCCGGTCACCGCCCGGGGCCTGGTCGCCCTGATGGACGGGATCTGCCTCCAGGCGCTGCTGACCGGCGGGGCCTACGACCAGGGATACGCGCGGGAGTTGCTGGGGCGGCTGCTGAGGCCGTAG
- a CDS encoding HNH endonuclease, producing MNKRERWFNEGAPLLRQVMERIGLADRLPSDDPYYACPCCLYAFSLEAVAAQNLTIEHVPPEALDGKGMLLTCKRCNNDAGRDFDSHAQLRAEFYNMLAGKGTKRPLRAVFEAGDTRVNGVAQSTGNGWFLEGVPKQNHPAMLDAHESELRAASESGETAGIKFTVKARFSSKHADVSWVRSAYLAAFSALGWSYILQPALNPIREQIKPGSLATLPPIIGFNPSYDADLRQIMIVEKPEELSSVVVRIGHYTVFLPDPWGTQTLDQLAASISGLWDEAGKVPFNLNGKIVPWPTKPMYALDTLTP from the coding sequence GTGAACAAGAGAGAACGTTGGTTCAATGAAGGAGCGCCGCTGCTCCGGCAAGTAATGGAACGGATTGGGCTCGCTGATCGGCTGCCCAGTGACGATCCCTACTACGCCTGCCCATGCTGTTTGTACGCCTTCTCCCTTGAGGCGGTCGCAGCTCAGAACTTGACTATCGAGCACGTGCCGCCGGAAGCACTCGACGGAAAAGGAATGCTGCTCACCTGCAAGCGCTGCAATAATGACGCGGGGCGAGACTTCGATTCTCACGCGCAGTTGCGTGCTGAGTTCTACAACATGCTGGCAGGTAAGGGCACGAAGCGTCCTTTGCGTGCCGTGTTTGAAGCGGGAGATACGCGCGTAAACGGGGTGGCGCAGAGCACGGGGAATGGTTGGTTCCTGGAAGGAGTGCCCAAACAAAACCATCCGGCAATGCTTGACGCTCATGAGAGCGAACTGCGCGCCGCATCCGAAAGCGGGGAAACGGCGGGAATCAAGTTCACGGTCAAAGCGCGCTTTTCGTCGAAGCATGCTGATGTTTCGTGGGTACGCTCTGCCTACTTGGCCGCATTCTCTGCCCTGGGGTGGAGCTACATTCTCCAGCCTGCACTGAATCCCATCCGGGAGCAGATCAAGCCCGGATCACTCGCCACTCTGCCGCCAATTATCGGATTCAACCCGAGTTATGATGCCGACCTTAGGCAAATCATGATTGTCGAAAAACCGGAGGAGTTGAGCAGTGTGGTTGTAAGAATCGGCCACTACACCGTTTTCCTCCCGGATCCGTGGGGGACCCAGACTCTTGATCAGTTGGCGGCGTCGATTTCAGGCTTGTGGGATGAGGCTGGCAAAGTTCCGTTCAACTTGAATGGCAAGATCGTGCCCTGGCCGACCAAGCCGATGTACGCGCTGGACACGCTGACTCCTTAG